The Burkholderia mallei ATCC 23344 genome has a window encoding:
- a CDS encoding YdcF family protein, whose protein sequence is MTLALLTVVALVAALLRFTKRRRASRALFVATVAAFFAIGCGLVPAWLLRALQAPYAARPAIEWGERNAIVMLGLGTEKIAATGAVEPGTFSYSRVVEAASLYRDCRRARADADCKILVSGGDARRNGVPEASVYRDALVGVGIDAADVLSEPRSMNTWQNAQFTRVALDGYRADRVLLVTSGIHLRRSMLYFAHFGVAAIAVRAEYLQAVTFPLPLAYNFAIADLALHEYLGIARYRLYNALGWNPARTRPGDA, encoded by the coding sequence ATGACGCTCGCGCTGCTGACCGTCGTCGCCCTCGTCGCCGCGCTGCTGCGGTTCACGAAGCGCCGCCGCGCGAGCCGGGCGCTGTTCGTCGCGACCGTCGCCGCGTTCTTCGCGATCGGCTGCGGCCTCGTGCCGGCGTGGCTGTTGCGCGCGCTGCAGGCGCCGTATGCGGCAAGGCCGGCGATCGAGTGGGGCGAGCGCAACGCGATCGTGATGCTCGGCCTCGGCACCGAGAAGATCGCGGCGACGGGGGCGGTCGAGCCCGGCACGTTTTCCTATTCGCGGGTCGTCGAGGCGGCGAGCCTTTACCGCGATTGCCGACGTGCGCGCGCGGATGCCGATTGCAAGATCCTCGTGAGCGGCGGCGACGCGCGCCGCAACGGCGTGCCGGAGGCGAGCGTCTATCGCGACGCGCTGGTCGGCGTCGGCATCGACGCGGCCGACGTGTTGTCCGAGCCGCGCAGCATGAACACGTGGCAGAACGCGCAATTCACGCGCGTCGCGCTGGACGGCTATCGCGCGGACCGCGTGCTGCTCGTCACCTCGGGCATTCACCTGCGGCGAAGCATGCTGTATTTCGCGCATTTCGGCGTCGCCGCGATTGCCGTGCGCGCCGAGTATCTGCAAGCCGTGACGTTCCCGCTGCCGCTCGCGTACAACTTCGCGATCGCCGATCTCGCGCTGCACGAATATCTTGGCATCGCGCGCTACCGGCTGTACAACGCGCTCGGCTGGAACCCGGCGAGGACGCGGCCGGGCGACGCGTGA
- a CDS encoding ABC transporter substrate-binding protein: MTDRRTFVGGAAAFAAAWAAAPFGARAGIAVDLDPRQAGRVRAERDPAAVDAARRYRWVDDRAFTVAIAPHAPPVATFATDARTVVGADPDYAQLVADALGRRLALVPVAWADWPLGLSAGKYDAVISNVGVTEQRKRKFDFTTYRLGLHGFYVRAASPIARIAAPRDVAGLRIITASGTSQERILLEWDRRNVAQRLKPVDVLYFDDDAASRVALLSGRADAELNPNATLAYQAARDGRIRCVGNVNAGWPLKADVAIATRKGSGLADALTLATNGLIRNGKYRQALARWGLLSEALDRSETNPAGLPSF; the protein is encoded by the coding sequence ATGACCGACCGACGCACATTCGTCGGCGGCGCGGCGGCCTTCGCGGCCGCATGGGCCGCCGCGCCGTTCGGCGCGCGCGCCGGCATCGCGGTCGATCTCGACCCGCGTCAGGCGGGCCGCGTGCGCGCCGAACGCGATCCGGCCGCCGTCGACGCCGCGCGCCGCTACCGCTGGGTCGACGATCGCGCGTTCACCGTCGCGATCGCGCCGCATGCGCCACCCGTCGCGACGTTCGCGACCGACGCGCGCACCGTCGTCGGCGCGGACCCGGACTACGCGCAACTCGTCGCCGACGCGCTCGGCCGGCGGCTCGCGCTCGTGCCCGTCGCCTGGGCCGACTGGCCGCTCGGGCTGAGCGCCGGCAAGTACGACGCGGTGATCTCGAACGTCGGCGTCACCGAGCAGCGCAAGCGGAAGTTCGATTTCACGACGTACCGGCTCGGCCTGCACGGCTTCTATGTGCGGGCCGCGAGCCCGATCGCGCGGATCGCCGCGCCGCGCGACGTGGCGGGCCTGCGGATCATCACCGCGTCGGGAACGAGCCAGGAGCGCATCCTGCTCGAATGGGACCGGCGCAACGTCGCGCAGCGGCTCAAGCCGGTGGACGTGCTGTACTTCGACGACGACGCCGCATCGCGCGTCGCGCTGCTCTCGGGGCGCGCCGACGCGGAGCTGAATCCGAACGCGACACTCGCGTACCAGGCGGCGCGCGACGGCAGGATTCGTTGCGTCGGCAACGTGAACGCGGGCTGGCCGCTCAAGGCCGACGTCGCGATCGCGACGCGCAAGGGCAGCGGCCTCGCCGACGCGCTCACGCTCGCGACCAACGGCCTGATCCGCAACGGCAAGTACCGGCAGGCGCTCGCGCGATGGGGGCTGCTGTCGGAGGCGCTCGACCGGTCGGAGACGAATCCGGCGGGGCTGCCGTCGTTCTGA